The genomic region ACACGCTGATCGGCCAGGATTTTTATCAGCGGCTTTTTGCTGCTAAAGATGAGAACACCTCCTTCTGGGCGGCCATACTTTCAGGTGTTATTCTCAGTGCCTTTGCTATTTTTCCGACCCTGACTGGCATGGCTTCGCGATCGATCTTTGGGGATGAAATTGCTGCAGCGGAAGCTGTGCCCATGTTAATAACCGAAGTACTGCCGCTGGGTATAGGCACGCTTATAGTTGCCGCTATAATTGGAGCAATTATGTCCACGGCGGATTCGCTGCTGGTGGCGGGAACATCACATATAACCCATGACATCTACGCTGAACTGATCAATCAGGACATCGAAGAGAATTCCAAAAAGATGCTGTTCATCTCCCGGCTCTGGACGGTGATACTCGGACTGCTGGCTCTCTTTATGGCTTTGACCTTCGAAGCCATCATCGGCCTGCTCCTCATGTCCTATACGCTCTATTCAGCCGGAGTTTTTATTCCGGTAGTGCTGGGGCTTTACTGGAAACGAGGAAACGCCACAGGAGCCATCCTGGGGATAGTGGCCGGCTCTACTGCCGGGGTAGCAGGAGAGCTGGGCTGGATAGATTTTGGAGGGGTGCCGGTGATAGTAGCCGGGGCTCTGGTCTCTCTGGTTCTTTACGTTGTCGGTTCTCTTTTGACAGAACCGCCGGCTGAACTTCCCGAGGAAGTGGTTTGAAATTTTAAAATGAGCCCGTGAAATCAATATGCTTTAATCCAGTACGGTATCTATAAATATGAATCTTCTTGTTATCAGTTATTGTGATATTTTAAGATTGCAGGGCTGGGGTGGGGGTACCCCCACCCCAGAATTTCCAGAGTTGTGCTCCGCCCCGTACTTTGATACAATAAACCTGCGGGATGGAGCGCACTGCGGCCCTCTTATGAGGGTAACGCTATTAAACTGTGAGCTCCATCCCGTTTTGTATTTTAAATCTGGTTTGAACAGGTGGGTTAGGCAAGGTCTTCAGTTGCGGCTCTGGCTCTGTCAGAGTAACGCTTTTTATCAAACTGCCGCCCACCTGCCTATATACATCATCAGAGGCGAAAAATAGGGAGTTGCGGTTTTAAACACTATCACAATAACGTTCGCCTGATGATGTTAATATAACTCTCATAACCAGCTTACAAGGAGTTGATTTTGATGGATTTTCAGGATTATCTTTTCGTCGGGGTGGACACTCACAAAGAAGAACATACAGCTTCTGCTGTCAATTTCTTTCACCAGGAGCTAAAGAGTATTACTATTTCCAATAATCCGGCTAATTTTGATGAGTTTATAGCTGAGCTGGAAGATGCAAGCCCAAATGGCGAAACTTTGGTATTCGGCCTGGAAGATACTCAGGGCCTGGGGAGAAATCTCGCCCAGTGGCTGGTGCGCAAAGGGTTTTTGGTTAAAGAAGTTAACCCTGCCATAACCAGGCGCGAAAGAAAGCATTCCCCTGATCCCGATAAATCCGATGACATCGACGCTAAAGCCATTGCCGATGCGCTAATTTCCGACTGGGAAGAACTCCCCCAGGTAGAAGAGGATGAAACATTTGAAGCCATCAGAACACTAAATAACCAGCGAGAGAATTTAGTACAGCGCAAAATCCAGATCAAAAACAGACTGCATAAATTAATTCATCAAAATTATCCCGAATACAAAAAGTTTTTCAGCGATTCCTTTGGCAAGACCGCCCTTGCCTTCTGGGAGAAATATACCCATCCCTCCGAACTGAAAAATTATGGGGAGACCAGACTGCACAAATTTCTGAAAGAACAGGCTAAAAGCATTCCCAATGATAAAGCCAAAACAATACTCTCCTTAGTCGATAAGGATAAGAACATGAGAGAAGATGCTTGTGCACGAAATTCCATTATTCTCATGTTAATAAAGGAGCTCAAACAGCTTCGTCAACATCTTGAGAGCATAAACAATAAACTGGAAGCTGCGGTACAAAAAAGCGAATACGAACTTACCACTATGCCAGGTATGGATTACAAATTAGCGGCTAAGTTTATTTCCTATATCAGAAACATTGACCGCTTTGGCTCAGGAGATAAATTAGCCCGCTATGCCGGCCTGGCACCCGTAGAGCGAAGCTCTGGCAGTTCTAAAGCTCATACGCATCTAAAATACGGGTGCAGAGATTTAAATAGCGCATTTTATATGCTGGCCCTACAGCAGATAGGTTCTTATCGCAATGGCAAGGTGAAAAGTGATGTAGCCTACAGCTATTATCAAAAAAAGCTGGCAGAGGGTAAGACCAGAAAAAACGCTATTAGATGTCTGCAAAGACGCCTGGTGGATATAATTTATGCCATGATGAGAGATAGATCGGTATATCAGCCACCAGAGATCCCGGATTATCAGGTTCTAAAGCGGTCAGGCTGAAAAATTTTACCCCTCAATCTGCGCAGTAATTAAGGCTGAAAAACTCAATATTTCATTGCCGAGGGTGTAGTATGCCTGATTTGCTGCCTTGCTGAAAGTATAAAAGCATATTTTGAAAGCTTAACTTGACATAGGGAGTTTGATAGATATAGCATAAGATCGGGGGAAAATTTCATTGTGAACGCAGCTTTATATCTTACAGTACAACTAAATGAGGTTTTTACACACCCATTAGCCAACTGAAGACAAGAAGATCTATAAATATTTTCTGTTTTATCATCCGTCATTCTGCTGGCCGGTCCCGAAACACCGAAGGCAGCCATTATTTCTCCTTTATGATCGAAGATAGGGCCGGCCACACATCTTATTTCCAGATCCGATTTTTCGCGTCCGTTCATAATATATATAATTTTTATATCTCACTCAAATCAGCAAATCTATCCTTCAGAGATGGATACAGAGATTTATACAGCGAATAATACTTTTCATATTTTTTGACCGCTTCCGGATCAGGCTTTACCCTATCAACCACACTTAAAGCTTTAGAACAGGCCTCTTCAAAATCGGCAAAGACTTCTGTACCCACTCCTGCAATCAAAGCTGCTCCGAAAGCAGGACCTTCCTCCACATTAATCAGGCTTATTTCTTCATTCAGAACATCGGCCAGTATCTGCTGCCAGACTTTACTTCTGGCTCCTCCCCCGATAACCCTCACTTCTTCCAGTTCAATGTCCCTGGCTTTGATGAGTTCGAGCGAATCTCTAATCCCAAAACATACACCTTCCATCACGCTGCGGAAAAAATGACTCTGATCATGGCGGGCAGAGAGGCCAAAAAATACACCCCTGGCATCGGCATCTGCGTGAGGGGTCCTCTCGCCATAAAGATAGGGGAGAAATATAAGCCCCTCGCTGCCGGGCTCGACTTCCGAAGCCATTCTGTTGATCTCATCATAATTATATTCCTCATCATACATGCTCTCCTTAATCCAGCTCATGGACATACCGGCTGAAAGCATAACTCCCATCATATACCAGCTATTTGGACGAGCATGATTGAAAAGGTGAATTCTTCCCTCTTCATCCGGTTCCGGCTCATCTGTATGCGCCAGCACCACTCCGGAAGAACCTATACTGACCATCGAGCGCCCTGTTTTAATTATACCGCTTCCCACTGCGCCACAGGCGTTATCCGCGCCACCGGCTATCACAGGTGTCCCTTCTGCCAGCCCCAATTTATCAGCGACCTCTGGCCTGATTTCACCACCAACATCGATAGAAGACATCAGCGGCGGCATAATTTCAGGTGTTATCTCCAGTTTTTCCAGTATTTGATGCGACCATTCTTTGCTCTCGATGTCGAGCAGCAGCGTGCCCGCTGCATCGGAATATTCCATGGCTGCCTCGCCAGTTAGACGAAATCGAAGGTAATCCTTCGGCAGCAGAAGACAATCTGTCCTGCGATAATTTTCCGGTTCATTTTGCTTGAGCCATAATATTTTAGGGGCCGTAAAACCTTCCAGAGCGGGATTACCTACATTCTCCAACAAATTTTCAAGCCCTCCCACCCTCTCATAAATCTCCTGACACTGGCTCGAAGTTCTGGTGTCACTCCAGAGAATTGCAGGTCTGATCACCTTCATATCTCTATCCAGAAATACAGCACTGTGCATCTGTCCGGAAAGACTTATGCCTGCAATATTTTCAGAGCTAATCTCCATCTGATTTAAAATATTTTTAATAACTTCAACTGTGGACTCCCACCAAATTTCAGGGTCCTGTTCCGCCCAGCCAGGTCTGGGATTACTCAAATCCTGTTCACTGGAGCCAGTAAGCACCAGCTCTGCTTTTTCATTCACCAGAACTCCTTTTACGCTGCTTGTACCGATATCTAAACCCAGCAAATAATTCATTTACCAACCCTCCGGACTAAAATTTTGCAGTTTTAGCTTTCATCTTCAGAATTACTTATCCAGTTTTTCCCTCTCTTCTAATTTTCTCTGGTTTTTTCGGCTAACTCTCACTCCGCTGTTAACAATATATATTCCGATCAAAAATGAAAGACCTCCGCTGAGAATGCTTCCCAGAGATAAAAATACCAGGCCAAAAAACACAAAAACGGTTCCCGCCGCATAATAAATTATTGGAGCCATCAGAAAATCCACCTCCCCTCATATCTCACCGCAGGCTTTCCCGGTCAGTATTACTCAGTCCAGTCCCTCGTAAATACTCTCCAGAGAAATTTGATCGGTTTCGACCTCATAGTTTACAAAATCCTCATCAAAGACAGCCAGCTTAACCTCCACTTCCTGATCTCCAATACTGATGTCTTTTACCTCGCTTCTTTCTCCTTCAGGATATACTTCAGTTATATCTCCCTTTTCGATATCGAGGGCATAAAGTGTCCCCCCTACAGAGACTGTACCGTAACCAAATCCTCCTATGAAAAGCAGGTGTTTTTCATCCAGCCACCAGATCTTTTTAGGGGTGTACTGCTCAGGGAGGTCTTCTCCCCTGACCAGTTCTCTTATCTCATCATTTTCATAATCGTACAGGTAGATAGACCCTATCCTCTCCCATTCAGTCGGTGCAATATAGGCAAGCTTATCTTCCTGCGGTGAAATAAGGGGTTCAGAGGGCTGATCTTCCGATAAAGTTCTCTCTCTGTCCTCAGTATCTATCTTTAAATATTCCATGCCATTTTCGCTGTCATATTCAATCTTTTCTGTGGTAATCCTTTCAGGTTCCACCTCTCTTTCAATCTGTGGTTCAGGTTCTGCCTCTTCAGTCCTCATCAAAAGCTGAAATTGATAGGATAAGAAAACTCCCGCAGCAAAAGCTATTGAAATAACAACCACAAAGAGAAACAATTTATACTTTTTAGGCATAAGATATCATCCTAATATTCCTGTATTTATTTGACTGCTTAATCTATTTCTTTCTCGTATATATCGAGCAATATATCAGGCCTGTCGGTGATAATTCCATCTGCTTTCAGCTTTTTCAGATGCATCATTTCTCCAGGGTCATTCACAGTCCAGTAATGAACGGCGGCGCCATATCTGTTGGCCCTCTCGATAAATGTTTTTCTTCTGAGATCGATGCCCTTAAAATTGGTGGGAATCTGCACCGCTGAAAAGTCACGCCAGAAAAGACCTTCGAGTTTTAACAGGGTCAGAATAAAAAATACAGCAAACTCAACCCTGGCTGCCGAGCGATGGACCCGATCTGATAGAACCCTGTGATAATGAGTCAGCACCTCATCCTGAAAGCTCCCGGCTATGACTCTCTCCCCGGCTTCAGAGGAGTTAACCAGGTCTGCCAGAACCTCGGCTGCTCTTTTTCCTGTCTCTTCTTTATCCTTGATCTCCACGATCAAAATAGTGTCAGGAAATTCTTCCAGCACATCTGAAAGCAGAGGAATCTGCTGAGGCGTTTCTCTCTCAAAATCATAGCTAAAATCAAACTCTCTTAAATCATCCAGTTTCATATCTTCAATCCGGCCGCTGCCATCAGAAGTTCTGTCTATTCTGGCATCGTGATGCACAACCAGCTCTTCGTCGGCTGATAATCTTACATCCAGTTCGATTATATCCACACCCAATCGGGCCGCATTTTGAAAGGCTGTCATGGTGTTCTCGGGCTTAAGACCGGCTCCTCCTCGATGGGCTATAACTAAAGGGTTTTCTTCATTTTGGGTGATCAATGAATTTTCGGCGCCGGAATCAGCTTCCGAATTATTTGTTTTAGTTTTGCCGGTTCCTTCTCCAAATATACTGCCTACTATCCGGTATTCAGAAACTGCCAAAAGGCAGAGATAAACTGCAGCCAGGGCTGTAAAGAAATATATTAAAACAGCCATAACTTCAATCCAGATTTATTCAAATATGCCATCTACAATATCACCTACTGATCTGATAATTCTGGAAACAATACCTGCCTCGACAATATCCTCTTCAGCTATCAAATCGATGCTGTTGATTATTTCGTCCCCATCCACCAGCCTCATCTCCCCCATTTTTTCTCCTTCAGCTATGGGAAATTCAAAATCCTCTATAATGCTAACTTCTCGATCATAATCCAGATCTTCGCCTCTTTCGCGCAGAGCAGTAAGATCTTCAGCAGCGCGAGCGCTTACTTCTTCTTCGCTGCTGCCCGGAAAAGATATATTTTGAATTGAATCTCCTTCTTCTATGACAGTCTCCTGAACATAATTGCCAAATCCATAATCCAGCAGCTTTCGGGTTTGATCCTGACGTTCCTGATCGGATTCAGCATTTAATACAACAGAGATAAGCCTCATCCCTTCCCGTTCGGCACTGGCTGCCAGACAGTAACCGGCCTCCTGAGTTCGTCCTGTCTTTATACCATCCATACCGGGATAATCACGGACCAGCTGATTCAAATTTGCCAGCAGCGCTTCCCGATCGGGCAGCTCCAGATATTCCGACCAGATCTGACCCCATTCTCTGATTTCAGGATACTGTACAACCTCGCGGGACATTTTAGCTATATCTCTGGCCGTAGAATAATGATTATCGGCCGGCAGACCGGTTGAATTCTCAAAATTGGTATTTTCCATGCCGAGTTCTGCCACCCTCTCGTTCATCATTTCGATAAAACCGGAGTAGGTTCCCCCCAGATATTCTGAAAGCGCATAGGTGGCATCATTGGCAGAGGAAATTGTGATAGCTTTTAAAAGTTCTTCAACTGTGAGCGCTGTTCCGGCCTCCAGAAAAATTTGAGAACCTCCCATATCCTCGGCCCGACTGCTAACGGTCACTTCATCATCCAGCGATATCTCTCCCTCCTCCACGGCTTCCATAGCCATCAACATGGGCATGATCTTCGTGATGCTGGCGGGAGGGAGTTCTTCATCGGGATTTTGTTCATATAAAACCTGGCCTGTATTAGCTTCTACAAGAATAGCCGATCTGGCCTGCAGCTCGATGGCTGAGGCTGGAGTAGAAATTATCACAGCAGCAGCCAGCAGCAGCAGAGTCAAACCTGTTAATTTTATAAACCTGGATTTCATTTATATTTCACCTGCTCTTTTTTGAGATTTTTATTTTTGGATCTTCTTGTCTTCAGTTGGCTAATAGGGGTGTAAAAACCTCATTTAGTTGTACTGTAAGATATAAAGCTTAGTTCACAATGAAATTTTCCCCCGATCTTATACGATATCTATCAACAGATAACAAGAAGATCCATATATTTTTCCTGCAATCCTCAACAGCTTCTAATATAAACTTATGTGAATGGCCCCTTTTTTCCTGTTAACAACCTCAAATTATGAAGCAATATCGAGTAAAAATTTGATCGCAGCTGATTTTTAGTTATAATTGTAACTACAGGGTGGAAGCTATATTATAAATAATTTATATGCCTATTCAAATTATCAACAAAATATATAGATGGGGGAATCACTATGGATATTTTTCAGCGGCAGTGGCCCATGTTCACTGAAGTTGAAAAAGAACAAATTCGCAGCATGAAAGTCTTCGTTGGCGGGGTCGGCGGACTGGGCACCAATCAGCTCATTCAGCTGCAGAGAATCGGGGTAAAAAAAATATATTTTATAGACAGAGATCATGTGGAGGCTTCGAATTTAAACCGCCAGATACTTTACGGTCGCGGCGACATCGGGGAGAGCAAAGTCAGAACAGCCAAAAAGAAACTGGAAGAATTCAATTTAGAAACTGAAATAGAAGCCATTGAGGGGCAGATAACCCAGGACCTGGAAATTCCCGACGATGTCGATATTGTTCTGGATGCCCTTGATAATTACCAGGCCCGTTTTGATCTGGAAAAGGCAGCCTGGCAGAAGGAAAAACCCTTCGTTCACGGAGCAATTCGCTCCTGGCACGGCCAGCTTACAAGCATTATACCCGGTAAAACTCCCCGACTCGAGGAAATTTTGGGTGAAAATCCCGACAGTAAGAATGAAAAAAATGGGACCATACCAGTATTTTCACCGGCGGTGACGATGGTAGCTATTCTGCAGGTGCTGGAAGCGGTGAAGCTTCACCTTGATATTTCTGATAACCTGGCCAATAAATTGCTCTTTGTGGACATGCAGGATTACTCTCTGGAAAAAATCGATTTTAATTAACCATCAGAAAACTTGAGTTTATTCTAAATTTAAATTTAGATAGAATTAATAAACTCAAAAACCTAATGGAGGGGATAACTATCAAAGCCACAGGTATAGTAAGAAAAGTTGACGAACTCGGACGCATAGTGCTTCCCAAAGAACTCAGAGACACTCTCAATATCGACGAAAAAGATCCTCTCGAATTCTATGTAGAAGACGATTCTATAATTCTCGAGAAATATGAACCCGGCTGTTATCTATGCGGCAGCGTTGAAGATCTCATCCAGTATAAGGATAAAGATATATGCGAGGTATGCATTGCTGACCTCGGTGAAATGAGCTGATTTCACACCTGTACAAAAATCACCTGTTACAGGATAAAATCTCCCATCTCCTAACTTTAATAAGGTGATGGGAGATTTTTTATATTAGCTCACCGTGACCAGGATTTCGCGCCTGCTTCTGGGCCCGTCAAATTCACAGAGAAAAATATTCTGCCAGGTGGAGAGCATCAATTGATCTTCGCTCAAAGGTATCGTCTCCTGGGGACCTACCAGGCCGGATTTTAAATGAGCATCCCCATTTCCATCATGCCGGTCATGTTTCCAGACCCCCTGAGGAATGTGTTCCTGCAGAAATTCAATTACATCCTGCTGCACGCTGTCATCCCAGCTCTCCTGAATCATTATCCCGGCAGTAGCCCCTCTGACATAAACATTAACCAGTCCGTTTTCTTCGTCGATATCCGCGACTGCTTTTTTCACCCTGTGAGTTATATCATAAAGCTCTTCCCGGTTTTCAGTGGACATGACAATCGTCCGCTGCAATTTTTATGACCTCCATATAACAGTTATTTAGAATTTCCTATCCTTCATCCTTTTCTTCGTCAGGTCTATCATCAACTTGCTCGTCTTCCTCCTCATCCTCAGCACCCGGATCAAGATCGCCGACAGCTTCATCAGCGTCTATATCCAGATCTTCGGTATCAATATCGTCCAGATTAGTCTCCCCCTTCAGGTCAGCTTCTGGAGAAGCCTCTTCCTCTCCTATTTCGCCTTTTTTCTTCATCTCTTCAATATTCTCTTTAGTCTCCTCGATCAACTTTTCAACATCGATCTCAGAACCCTCAGGAAGATCAATATCTTCGCCGCGGGCGAAATATCTAAGCATCTCCATCGGCAGCGGAAACACAACCGAAGAACTTTCCGAGGAGGCAACTTCGCTGACCGTGCGCAGAGTCCTCAAATTCATAGAACCGGGCTGCGTGTTGAGAATGCCGGTCGCTTCGGCTATTCTGGCTGCAGCCTGCTTTTCACCCTGGGCCTGAATGACTACAGCTCTTCTTTCCCTCTCAGCCTCAGCCTGTTTGGCTATAGCCCTTTTCATGCTGGAAGGAATTACGATATCTTTCAGCTCGACAGCGCTGACCTTTATTCCCCAGGGATCTGTGGCCTCATCTATTACCCGCTGCAGCTTGGAGTTTATTTTCTCCCGCTCGGAAAGCAGCTCATCCAGCTCCGCTTCGCCAGCGATACTTCGCATCGTGGTCTGGGCCAGCTGTATGGTGGCCTGATGAAATTTTTCCACATTGATCACCGCTTTTTGAGGGTCAACCACCCGATAATAAAGAACTGCGTTAACCCTGCAGGTGACATTATCTTTGGTGACAACTTCCTGTTCGGGAACATCATATACCACTGTTCTGAGAGAGACTCTGACCACTCTATCAACTATAGGGATGACCAAAATTAAACCGGGCCCTTTTGTTTCCACAAATCGACCCAGGCGGAAGATTACAGCTCTATCATATTCTTTGATAATATAAATTGCCTGACTTAAAATCAGCAGAAACAGGATCAAAAAACCTATAGAAAAAAAGGGAACTCCTTCGACGTTAAACATAAATATTACCTCCCCCTGTAGAGCTGGAAAAACCAGCCCAGGCGCGAAATCTTTCACTCTTCTTTTCCGATGTCATTTTCACCTGTTTCCGAAAGCGGCCTGACAATTAAAATCATGCCCTCTCTGCCAATCACTTCAACTTTCTCGCCTTTTTCCAGGCTGCCAGCAGCTACATTCCGGTCGAGTCTGGCATTCCACATCTCTCCTCCCACTTTGACCATGCCCTGAGGAGCAATTTTTTCAGCTGCAACACCTTCTTTATCTCTGAAGATGCCCTTAATATCATCGCTGCCCAGCTTCCTGAGATTGATTATTTTTTTGAGAACAATCAGTATAAACAGAGCAGACATAGCAGCAATTCCTAATACCAGCATCCTAAAATTAGCAAACCATTCCGGCGGCATCAGGGGCTCGCCGGGAAATATAAAACCGCCCAGCACCAGTAATGCCACTCCTATTGTTGTGAATATGCCGAATGTCGGGGTAAAAAGCTCGACCACCAGGAAAAATATACCCAGAGCCACCATTATCAGCCCAAGATAATCAACTTCAATAATACCCAGACCAAAAAGAGCCAGAATGAGAGCCAGAGCTCCTCCAACCTCGGGAACGATTGTGCCGGGGGATGAAAACCCAATTATTATGCCATAAATACCCACCAGCATAAGGAGAAAGGTCACCTGAGGATTGCCCAGAATATTCTCAAAGCTTTCCCAGATATCCATTTCTCTCTCGGTCAATTCTGCTCCTGCTGTATTCAACTCCCTGGTTTCTCCTCTGATCTGAACTTCCTCTCCGTCAAGACTTTCCAGCAGCTCCGCTCTGCTTCTGCTGACCACATCTATTATCGTCTCCTCCAGAGCTTGATCGGCCGTAAGGGTCAGGTTCTCGGTCACAAATTTTCCGGCTATCTCCTCACTTCGACCTCTTTCCCGGGCCACGCTGCGAATATGTCCTTCTATAAAATTGATAGTTTTCTCATCGGCAGCTCCCTGGTCTCCTCCCGGGGTAAACTGCACAGGCATAGCAGCCCCGGTACTGGTGCCTGGCGTCATGGCAGCTTTGTGACCTGACAGCAGCAAAAAGCTTCCGGCCGAAGCTGAAATAGCTCCCGCAGGAGCGACATAGGTTATAATCGGAATGGGAGATTCTAAAAAATCTGACATTATTTTGAGAGTTGGATCTAAAAGCCCTCCCGGCGAGTCAATTTCCACCAGCAGGAAATCATAATTTTCTTCCTCAGCCTGTTCAAGGCTGTTTCTGAGCATTCTGGAAGTGCCCGAAGTTATAGTGCCTTCGACTCTTACCAAAAGCCCCCGTGTTTCCACCGGCTCCTCCTGTTCTTCCGGTATTCCCTCCGGCATCACATCGGCGGATATACTGGAAGCAGCCAGAGATGGTCCATTCAGATTAAAACCCAAAAATAAAATAAAACTCAACGCGATTATAATCGCCGCGACTTTCATAGCCTCAAAAAATCCGGTCAGCAGCGAGGGCGAGGAAATTTCTCCGCAAAGATATCTCATCTGCAGTTCCTCCTCATATATGGAGCCGGATTGGTTAAAAATCTTTTACAGAGCAATTATATTATATCATAATTAGAAAATAAAAGAAAAAAGAATTAAAAAAAGAACCCGGCTCATTATTGCCAGGCTCTTTTTGAATCAGAATAGTATTTTAAAATGCTTTTTAAATCCGGCCTTAGAGTTCAGGCTGCATATCCTCAGCGTCACCGTTGAACTCTTCCATGATATCTTCGGTGATATCTACAGAATCCAGATTTTCCTCTCCAGAGACTATGCCTTCTGAATTCAGCACCACGTTATAACCCAGTTCAGCAGCGATATCTTCGATATCAGTTTCTACATCTGCGATGGCATCTTCCAGAAGATCCTGCTGCATCTGCTGCAGCTGCTGCTGCATCTGCTGCTGCTGCATGGCTGCTTCTTCCTCATCCATATCTTCAAGTTCAGCCATCATTTCCATCTGCTCTTCCTGTATTTGCTGCTGTGCATCCATTATGGAAGGATGGACCATCAAAACCTCCTGCATATCGACAGTTGCGACTTCCAGATTATCGGCCTGAGCTGTAACAGCAGGTCCTAAAAGTACACCGGCTACCAACAAAACTACCAGCAGTGAAACTCTATAATCTTTAATGAATTTAACCTCCTTTGATCTATGACTTGCGTTTGCGCAAGTTATCTGATGTCCTGATCTTATCTGTTTATTGAGTATACCACTTTACTAAAAAAATTTAAACCCCGGGCCCGGAAATATGTTCGCTGCAGGTTTTGATAATTGAAAAGCAAGGCTAAATTAAAATTCCTCAGGAAAATATCCCCTTATTTCCTCCTCCGGCTCTACTGTGGTGATAGCTTTCTTCATGATCATCTGAATCTCTTCCTCAGTGCTCACAGAAATAACGTAATCGTCATAACCGGCCAGCTTCCCCTGGATCTGCACACCATTTTTTAAATAAACGGTGATATCCATATCTTCTTGTTTGATCTCTTCCAGAAAATTGTGCTGTAAGTTTAGGTCCTGCGACATCGCTTATTCCTCCTAATTTCAGGATAAAAATTTAAAAACATATAATTGATGCAGCTGTCTCCTGGTATTTTTACATTTCTGGACCGATATTAAATTTTCCTGCCGCTCTGATAATAGAAGTTTTTCAGGAAACTTTGTCCTCAGCTATAACCAGGTTCAGTTCATCGGTCAGATCGATCTCCTCTCCCGTATCCAGCAGCCGCACTATCGGACGACGCGGATAACCTTCATTCTGATCTACAACAACCGCTTCCCTGCCATCATTTAATCTGACCGTTATGCCGCTCGGATAAAGCGTGATATACCGCATAAAATATTTAACCAGCTCAGGATCAAATTTTTGACCGCTGCGCGAAACTATCAAATCGGCCGCCTCACTTATGGACCATCTCTCCCGATAAACTCTATCACTGGTGAGAGCATCAAAAACATCAGCTATGGCAACAATCCTCGGAAAAATGTGCAATTCTTCGCCTTTTACCCCGCGGGGATAACCATTCCCCTGAAAATTTTCATGATGGGAGAGCACGACTGAGAGAGAGGTTGCCTTTATTTCCTTAAAGTC from Halarsenatibacter silvermanii harbors:
- a CDS encoding AbrB/MazE/SpoVT family DNA-binding domain-containing protein, translated to MEGITIKATGIVRKVDELGRIVLPKELRDTLNIDEKDPLEFYVEDDSIILEKYEPGCYLCGSVEDLIQYKDKDICEVCIADLGEMS
- a CDS encoding secondary thiamine-phosphate synthase enzyme YjbQ, whose translation is MQRTIVMSTENREELYDITHRVKKAVADIDEENGLVNVYVRGATAGIMIQESWDDSVQQDVIEFLQEHIPQGVWKHDRHDGNGDAHLKSGLVGPQETIPLSEDQLMLSTWQNIFLCEFDGPRSRREILVTVS
- a CDS encoding slipin family protein, with the protein product MFNVEGVPFFSIGFLILFLLILSQAIYIIKEYDRAVIFRLGRFVETKGPGLILVIPIVDRVVRVSLRTVVYDVPEQEVVTKDNVTCRVNAVLYYRVVDPQKAVINVEKFHQATIQLAQTTMRSIAGEAELDELLSEREKINSKLQRVIDEATDPWGIKVSAVELKDIVIPSSMKRAIAKQAEAERERRAVVIQAQGEKQAAARIAEATGILNTQPGSMNLRTLRTVSEVASSESSSVVFPLPMEMLRYFARGEDIDLPEGSEIDVEKLIEETKENIEEMKKKGEIGEEEASPEADLKGETNLDDIDTEDLDIDADEAVGDLDPGAEDEEEDEQVDDRPDEEKDEG
- a CDS encoding NfeD family protein — protein: MRYLCGEISSPSLLTGFFEAMKVAAIIIALSFILFLGFNLNGPSLAASSISADVMPEGIPEEQEEPVETRGLLVRVEGTITSGTSRMLRNSLEQAEEENYDFLLVEIDSPGGLLDPTLKIMSDFLESPIPIITYVAPAGAISASAGSFLLLSGHKAAMTPGTSTGAAMPVQFTPGGDQGAADEKTINFIEGHIRSVARERGRSEEIAGKFVTENLTLTADQALEETIIDVVSRSRAELLESLDGEEVQIRGETRELNTAGAELTEREMDIWESFENILGNPQVTFLLMLVGIYGIIIGFSSPGTIVPEVGGALALILALFGLGIIEVDYLGLIMVALGIFFLVVELFTPTFGIFTTIGVALLVLGGFIFPGEPLMPPEWFANFRMLVLGIAAMSALFILIVLKKIINLRKLGSDDIKGIFRDKEGVAAEKIAPQGMVKVGGEMWNARLDRNVAAGSLEKGEKVEVIGREGMILIVRPLSETGENDIGKEE
- a CDS encoding OmpH family outer membrane protein, translating into MVAGVLLGPAVTAQADNLEVATVDMQEVLMVHPSIMDAQQQIQEEQMEMMAELEDMDEEEAAMQQQQMQQQLQQMQQDLLEDAIADVETDIEDIAAELGYNVVLNSEGIVSGEENLDSVDITEDIMEEFNGDAEDMQPEL
- the hfq gene encoding RNA chaperone Hfq, producing the protein MSQDLNLQHNFLEEIKQEDMDITVYLKNGVQIQGKLAGYDDYVISVSTEEEIQMIMKKAITTVEPEEEIRGYFPEEF